Genomic segment of Candidatus Spechtbacterales bacterium:
ATTTGAAATTTGAAATTTGAAATTTGAAATTTGGAGAAATAACATAGCGGTCGATATCTCCACCAACGGATACTGTATGGATATCTTCTCTCCACATCCCCTGCACCTTCCTTTTTGCGCAATAAAACTAAAAACGGGCACAAGTTCATACCATGTTAAAACTCTACTACAGTCTATGCAGTGCGAACGCCCCTTAAGTACTGACTCTTCGGTATTTAAGCGATAAATAAGAGCATTTAAAAAACTCCCTACTATAAGCCCTAATCCCGCAATAAATAATATGAAAATCATACCCATATATCTATTCTACCACACAAAAAATCCCCCAGTCGGGGGATTTTTTGTGTGGTAGAATACGTGCTATTTTTAGCCTGTTAGACAGTAAACAGCTCCATCGCAATTGCAACCTTGAATAGTGCCATCCTTGTCAGGAGCAGCATTCAAAGCGTTGTGAGTGGCGTCCTCCAAAGTACCTCCTACTACATAAGTAGTAGCGGCACCAGCAATGCTGTCTGAGCCATATACATAGGTAGCTGTGGCAGTTGGGTCATTTACACCGTCTAGCCCAATAGCTACCATCACTGTATCCCACTCAGTTGCCAATGTTGTGCAAGCTGCAACACCACCGGCGGCGGGGTTATTAGGATAAACGCTATTGTCGTCATAATATATCTCCATCTGCAACTGCACCTGGCGAAGGTCACCAACTCGCTTTGTGTCACGAGCCTTTTGACGCGCGTCGTTAAGAGATACTAAAACAATAGTTGCTAAAATACCGATAATGGCGATAACAACTAACAGCTCAATAAGTGTAAAACCCTTTGATTTTTTTGTAAACATTTGCATATATGCTTTTTCTTTAGTTATTCTTCTAAGAATAAATCGGTTAACCGACCTTTTAAGTACGTTAAAATAAGCTTATAAAATTAGAACCAATACAACCATTATAACTCTTAAATCAAGGGCTATCAACCGAAGAAATCCACAGGTGCCATAAATAGTTAGCGAGTGTGGTTGCTTGCTTGCGCACACGAGCTTACATTTATGAGCACCGAGCACTCAATCTTAATTTTTTAAAAAATTAAGATTGAGTGCTCGGTAAGTAATCCTAAGCTCGCGCTTCGGCAAAATCTCACGCTCGCTAAGGATTACTTTAAAATGATGTGGTATTGTAAATCGGCAAAAGTACTCCCGCTATCAAAAAACCGACAGCGATACCTATTATTACAATCATTATGGGCTCTATAAGCGAAACGAGATTTTCCACTGTGTTGCTTATCTCTCTTTGATAAAATTTTGAAACATTTTCTAAAATATCACTTAGTTTTCCCGTACTTTCTCCCACCGATGTCATCTGAACCACCATGGAGTCTATTTCCGGGTGTACAGATAAGGCCTTAGCTATACTTTCTCCCTTGCTTACCTTTTCCTTCGCCTCTATAACTATCTCCTTGTAAACAACATTGTCTATAACGTTTGATGTAATCTCTAAAGCCCTGTTTACAGGTATGCCTCCCCTTACAAGCATTCCAAGGGAACTCGCGAAACGGAACATATATATGTTCTGAAATAATTTTCCAAAAACAGGCAGTTTTAGCTGTACCTTGCTCCAAAGCGTTTTGCCTGTAGGGGTTTTTGTAAACTTCCACAATCCAAACAATGAAGCTATTGTACCAACTATTAAAATGTGCCAGCTCTCTCTTACTATGTCAGATAAAAAGGCTATTCCTCTTGTAAGCACGGGGAGTTCCGCGTCTATATTACCCAAAGCGCCTAAAAGACTGGGTATAACAAAAGCGAGCATTAGTATACCTATAAGAAAGAAGACACCTACAATAAATGCCGGATATGTCATGGCGCCCTTAATCTTAGACATTATATAATAATCGCGCTCTGTATATTCGGCCAAATAAACTAAAACCTGGTCTAATGTTCCTGACTCCTCTCCCGCCCTTACCATCTGTATATAAAAATTTGAAAAAACATCCGGACTTTGTTCAAGCGCCTGGGAAAAGGGCATTCCTCCGTCCACATTAGATGCCGTATCCATAATTGTATCTTTCAATTTTAGGTTTTCCGCCTGGTTTGCGAGAGTGCGCAAAGAAACAACCAGGGGCACCGATGCCTGAAAAAGCGTGGAAAGCTGGCGTGAAAAAACAGATATCTCTTTCTTGTTAACGCGCTCAAACAGCTTAATGCGACGTGAAAAAATAAGGGCTTCATCTACAGACTCCAGTTTTATTACAATAAGGCTGTTTCTCTGGAGTATTTCTAAAGCAGCGTCTTTGCTGACGGCATCTACTCGTCCTGTCTGTGTTTCCCCCTCAGGAGTTCTGGATTCATATTCAAATAAAGGCATGGGTTTTGTTCCTACCTGCGTCGCATTCTGCAACGCGGCAGGCAGGCCTGCCTGCCGGCAGGCAGGCGCTAACGCTCATAATTAGGAATTAAGAATTAGGAATTAAGAATTAGGAGTTAGTCTAACACCTAAAAGCTAAAACCTGATACCTGCTCGCTTTGCGAGTTTTACTTACTTGTTAGCATTTTAAGCTCCGTTGGGTTAAGGGAGTAATCTTCGGCAACTTCCATCGCTATCTCTCCCTGCTTTACCATATTAGCAAGGTAGCGGTTCATTGATATCATGCCCTGGTCGGCGCTTGTTTCTATAACAAGCGCCAGTTCATGCACTTTGTTTTCTCTTATGAGGTTTCTTACCGCTGAATTAACAAGAAGTAGTTCTATTCCCGGTACGCGCCCCCCGTCTATTTTTGGCAACAAACGCTGGGAGACAACCCCCACTAAGGTAAGTGCTAACTGCGCCCTTATCTGCGACTGTTGTTCAGGTGGGAAACTATCTATTATACGGTCTATCGTTTGTGATGCGGAGTTGGTATGCAGGGTTCCAAATATAAGATGCCCCGTTTCAGCCGCTGTAATAGCAGTAGATATTGTCTCAGGATCGCGCATTTCACCAAGCATTATTACATCGGGATCCTGGCGGAACGAATCACGTAAAGCAGCCCGAAAACTGGGTGTATCTCTTCCGACTTCTCTCTGGTCAATAATGGACCTGTTTTGTGTGAATATGTATTCTATGGGATCCTCAACAGTTATGATGTGTTCAGTCCTGGTATTGTTTATCTCATCCATAATAGCGGCTAATGTTGTACTTTTTCCGTGTCCCGCGGGTCCCGTAAGCAGAACGAGTCCTTGTTGGTATTTAGAAAACTTGTGTAAAATGTCCGGCAAACCCAGCTCATCCAGTGTGCGTATTTTAGCAGGTATAAAACGAAGAGCTATGGATATAGTGTTGAACTGATAATAAATATTTATCCTAAATCGCGCTATATTTTTATACGCGTAGGAGAGGTCAACCGCCCTGTTTCTTTCAAGTGCCTTTTTTTGATCCTCGTTAAGCAAAACCTCCATAAAACCCTCAGTATCTTCCGGGGTTAAAATCTTACTCTTTTTTACAGGCACTAATCCTCCGTCTATGCGCAACGTAGGAATACGTCCCGCCGAAAGGTGGAGATCAGAAGCGCTTTGTTTTGCTACTGTCTCTAATAGTTCAAATAGTTGTTGTTCGTAAGCTGCCATAATATTTATTCGCTTCGCTCACAAAAAGTATAAAGTATACAGTATGAAGTATAAAGGGTACTTATAAAAATCTTTGCTCTATACTGTATACTGTATACTCTATACTTGAACGAGCGTAAAACGTGAGTTCTAAGCTCGCCTGTCTGCGTGCGTTCACCTGTCTGCCGTGCTTGCGGCACAGGTAGACGCACAGGCAGGCAAAGCGGGCTTATTTATTAATTACTTCTTCCACTTTTGCGACCACCTCGCTGGGAGTATATTGGCTTTTTATAAGATATCCCGCCGCTCCCAGCTCAATTGCCTTATTTGTATCCTCATCAGAACCCATATTGCTAAGAACAATCACGGGTATCCTTTTTAAAGATTCGTCTTTTTGCATTTGCTCCAGTATCTCAAGACCCGTCATTTTTGGAAGTATTATATCCAAAAGAGCGAGGTCGGGTTTTGACTCCTTGAGTTTTTGAAGGCCCTTTTCTCCGTCATCCGCCACCTCAACAACATAGCCCGACTCTTCAAATTTTGTAATATATATCTCGGACAAAAACGGATCGTCCTCAACTAATAGAATTTTTTTTGTCATAATTTTTTTGTCCCGATACCGCCCGAATCTTTGATTCGCTTGCGGTATCGTGGATCCTCGACGCTATCAAAATCTTTGATTTTGTTATAGCGTCGGGATTCGCTTCGTTCACAAAACAAGATTACACTGATAACAACTGATACCACTGATGATTTTTACATGCATCAGCATAATCAGCCATTATCTGTGATATCAAAGTGAGCTTTAGCGAGTTTATTCTTTACCTTATTGTACCATATTATTATATTTGCTCTTCAACCACGCGCAACACATCTTCCAAAGCAACAACTCCCAGCAACGATTTAATTATGCCGTCTTGTCGCATTGTTATCATACCTTGTCGCAACGACTCCTTTTCAATAGAAAGCGAGTTTGCATCATCTTCAAGAATTATATACTTTAACTCATCGGTCATTTGGAGCATTTCATAAATTCCAACCCTACCTTTTGTTTTTTTATTGTTGCATTTTGGACAACCCTTTGACTGCCACAATTTATACGGTCTCTGTATATTGAAATCCTGCATAACCTCCCTGGACAGGTTAGCAAGGCCTTTATCTATCATTTCAACTATTTTAGGGGTCGGCTGTACTTCGTACTTGCAGTAATTACAGAGCCTGCCCACAAGACGCTGCGCGATAGCAAGGTTTACGGCATTAGGTATAAGAAAGGGTTCTACTCCCAAGTCAACCATGCGAGGTATTACTCCCAAAGAGTCGTTTGTGTGTATGGTTGATAAAACAAGGTGTCCTGTAAGAGCGGCTTGTACCGCAAGACCTGCGGTTTCTCCATCACGTATCTCACCCACCATTATAATATCCGGGTCCTGCCTCAAAATAGAGCGTAATCCGGATGCAAAAGTATAATCTATCTCGGGTCTTATCTGTGACTGGCTTACACCCTCCAAAAAGTATTCCACAGGATCCTCCAAACTAACTATATTTACGCTTTCCTTGTTTACCTTACGCATGGCCGCGTATAGTGTTGTTGTCTTACCCGAACCCGTAGGACCGGATACCAAAATCATGCCAAACGGCTGTTCAAGTGCCCAGTTCATTCTGCGCCTGTTTTCCCCCACCAATCCAAGATCTTCAAATTCCAAAACAGCAGTAGATGGATCCAATACACGCATAACCACCTTTTCACCCATACTTGTTGGAAAAGTAGAAACACGAAAATCTATCTGCCTACCGTTAACCTTAGTGCTGAACCTTCCATCTTGAGGAATACGCGACTCGTCAAGGCGCAGATTTGATAATATTTTTATTCTCGCAACTATTGAATTATGTATGGCAGACGGCAAAATCAAGCTCGGATAAAGAATACCATCAACACGAAAACGAACTTTAGTCTCGGTATTCATCGCTTCTATATGAATATCGGAGGCATTACCCTCTATGGCGTGCTTTAAAATAACGGCAACTATCT
This window contains:
- a CDS encoding type IV pilus twitching motility protein PilT, which encodes MAAYEQQLFELLETVAKQSASDLHLSAGRIPTLRIDGGLVPVKKSKILTPEDTEGFMEVLLNEDQKKALERNRAVDLSYAYKNIARFRINIYYQFNTISIALRFIPAKIRTLDELGLPDILHKFSKYQQGLVLLTGPAGHGKSTTLAAIMDEINNTRTEHIITVEDPIEYIFTQNRSIIDQREVGRDTPSFRAALRDSFRQDPDVIMLGEMRDPETISTAITAAETGHLIFGTLHTNSASQTIDRIIDSFPPEQQSQIRAQLALTLVGVVSQRLLPKIDGGRVPGIELLLVNSAVRNLIRENKVHELALVIETSADQGMISMNRYLANMVKQGEIAMEVAEDYSLNPTELKMLTSK
- a CDS encoding response regulator, with the protein product MTKKILLVEDDPFLSEIYITKFEESGYVVEVADDGEKGLQKLKESKPDLALLDIILPKMTGLEILEQMQKDESLKRIPVIVLSNMGSDEDTNKAIELGAAGYLIKSQYTPSEVVAKVEEVINK
- a CDS encoding type II secretion system protein, whose protein sequence is MQMFTKKSKGFTLIELLVVIAIIGILATIVLVSLNDARQKARDTKRVGDLRQVQLQMEIYYDDNSVYPNNPAAGGVAACTTLATEWDTVMVAIGLDGVNDPTATATYVYGSDSIAGAATTYVVGGTLEDATHNALNAAPDKDGTIQGCNCDGAVYCLTG
- a CDS encoding type II secretion system F family protein; the protein is MPLFEYESRTPEGETQTGRVDAVSKDAALEILQRNSLIVIKLESVDEALIFSRRIKLFERVNKKEISVFSRQLSTLFQASVPLVVSLRTLANQAENLKLKDTIMDTASNVDGGMPFSQALEQSPDVFSNFYIQMVRAGEESGTLDQVLVYLAEYTERDYYIMSKIKGAMTYPAFIVGVFFLIGILMLAFVIPSLLGALGNIDAELPVLTRGIAFLSDIVRESWHILIVGTIASLFGLWKFTKTPTGKTLWSKVQLKLPVFGKLFQNIYMFRFASSLGMLVRGGIPVNRALEITSNVIDNVVYKEIVIEAKEKVSKGESIAKALSVHPEIDSMVVQMTSVGESTGKLSDILENVSKFYQREISNTVENLVSLIEPIMIVIIGIAVGFLIAGVLLPIYNTTSF
- a CDS encoding GspE/PulE family protein, coding for MTPFEEKILKTLTDKKIISEAQFNEVKEKSGTSPLSFEEYLIRKIKVSEEDILQVRAKLGEVPAWNYDESNPPAKEILRLVPQEAAEQYHMVPLEKKGEVLAVGMVDPTNIKSQQALRFILLRSDLQPSIVAISESDFKKIATLYSGLKVEVKSALDEIEKSLDEKKEVGTDIKERMMEIKESPVTKIVAVILKHAIEGNASDIHIEAMNTETKVRFRVDGILYPSLILPSAIHNSIVARIKILSNLRLDESRIPQDGRFSTKVNGRQIDFRVSTFPTSMGEKVVMRVLDPSTAVLEFEDLGLVGENRRRMNWALEQPFGMILVSGPTGSGKTTTLYAAMRKVNKESVNIVSLEDPVEYFLEGVSQSQIRPEIDYTFASGLRSILRQDPDIIMVGEIRDGETAGLAVQAALTGHLVLSTIHTNDSLGVIPRMVDLGVEPFLIPNAVNLAIAQRLVGRLCNYCKYEVQPTPKIVEMIDKGLANLSREVMQDFNIQRPYKLWQSKGCPKCNNKKTKGRVGIYEMLQMTDELKYIILEDDANSLSIEKESLRQGMITMRQDGIIKSLLGVVALEDVLRVVEEQI